One region of Clavibacter michiganensis subsp. tessellarius genomic DNA includes:
- a CDS encoding bifunctional methylenetetrahydrofolate dehydrogenase/methenyltetrahydrofolate cyclohydrolase encodes MTAVVLDGVATASAVKSELAVRIRALREQGLVPGLGTLLVGDDPGSRSYVAGKHRDCAEVGIESIRVDLPADASEDDVRQAIERLNSDPAVTGYIVQLPLPAGIDENAMLELIDPSKDADGLHPTNLGRLVLGVQGELTSPLPCTPAGIVEMLERYEVPIAGQHVVVVGRGLTVGRPLGLLLTRKGLDATVTLTHSRTRDLEQEVRRADIVVAAVGVAHLIRPEWVKPGAAVLDVGITRVVDPETGKARLTGDVDPAVAEVAGHLSPNPRGVGPMTRAMLLVNVVLAAERDARLAAELRG; translated from the coding sequence GTGACCGCGGTCGTGCTCGACGGCGTCGCCACCGCGTCGGCCGTCAAGTCGGAGCTCGCCGTCCGGATCCGCGCCCTCCGCGAGCAGGGCCTCGTGCCCGGCCTCGGCACGCTCCTCGTGGGCGACGACCCGGGATCGCGCTCCTACGTCGCCGGCAAGCACCGGGACTGCGCCGAGGTGGGCATCGAGTCCATCCGCGTCGACCTCCCGGCCGACGCCTCCGAGGACGACGTGCGCCAGGCGATCGAGCGCCTCAACTCCGACCCGGCCGTCACCGGCTACATCGTGCAGCTGCCGCTGCCGGCGGGCATCGACGAGAACGCGATGCTCGAGCTCATCGACCCGTCGAAGGACGCGGACGGCCTCCACCCGACCAACCTCGGGCGCCTCGTGCTCGGCGTGCAGGGCGAGCTCACCTCGCCGCTGCCGTGCACGCCCGCCGGCATCGTCGAGATGCTCGAGCGCTACGAGGTGCCGATCGCCGGCCAGCACGTGGTCGTCGTCGGCCGCGGCCTCACGGTCGGGCGCCCGCTCGGCCTGCTGCTCACGCGCAAGGGACTCGACGCCACCGTCACGCTCACGCACTCGCGCACGCGCGACCTCGAGCAGGAGGTCCGCCGGGCGGACATCGTGGTCGCCGCCGTGGGCGTCGCGCACCTCATCCGGCCGGAGTGGGTCAAGCCGGGCGCCGCGGTGCTCGACGTCGGCATCACGCGCGTCGTGGATCCCGAGACCGGGAAGGCGCGCCTCACGGGCGACGTCGACCCGGCCGTCGCCGAGGTCGCCGGCCACCTGTCGCCGAACCCGCGCGGCGTCGGGCCGATGACCCGCGCGATGCTGCTGGTGAACGTGGTGCTGGCCGCCGAGCGCGACGCGCGCCTGGCCGCCGAGCTGCGCGGCTGA
- the glyA gene encoding serine hydroxymethyltransferase has translation MPVDQSFNAPLSEVDPEIAAVLEQELGRQRGTLEMIASENFVPRAVLQSQGSVLTNKYAEGYPGRRYYGGCEFVDVAEQLAIDRAKSLFGAEFANVQPHSGATANAAVLAAIAQPGDTILGLELAHGGHLTHGMKLNFSGKLYDAAAYGVDPDTFLIDMDVVREKALEHRPQVIIAGWSAYPRHLDFAAFRAIADEVGAKLWVDMAHFAGLVAAGVHPSPVPYADVVSSTVHKTLAGPRSGVILSRDTALAKKLNSAVFPGQQGGPLMHVIAAKATAFKIAATEEFADRQRRTIQGAQILAERLVAADSTEAGVSVLTGGTDVHLVLADLRDSPIDGKQAEDALHEVGITVNRNSVPFDPRPPMVTSGVRIGTSALATRGFGETEFTEVADIIAETLKPGSDLAALRARVLTLTDGFPLYEGLTQ, from the coding sequence ATGCCCGTCGACCAGTCCTTCAACGCCCCCCTCTCCGAGGTCGACCCGGAGATCGCGGCCGTCCTCGAGCAGGAGCTCGGCCGCCAGCGCGGCACCCTCGAGATGATCGCCAGCGAGAACTTCGTGCCGCGCGCGGTGCTGCAGTCCCAGGGATCCGTGCTCACCAACAAGTACGCGGAGGGCTACCCGGGCCGCCGCTACTACGGCGGCTGCGAGTTCGTCGACGTCGCCGAGCAGCTCGCCATCGACCGCGCCAAGAGCCTCTTCGGCGCGGAGTTCGCCAACGTCCAGCCGCACTCGGGCGCCACCGCCAACGCGGCCGTCCTCGCCGCCATCGCGCAGCCGGGCGACACGATCCTCGGCCTCGAGCTCGCGCACGGCGGCCACCTCACGCACGGCATGAAGCTCAACTTCTCCGGCAAGCTCTACGACGCCGCGGCCTACGGCGTGGACCCCGACACCTTCCTCATCGACATGGACGTCGTGCGCGAGAAGGCGCTCGAGCACCGCCCGCAGGTGATCATCGCCGGCTGGTCGGCGTACCCCCGCCACCTCGACTTCGCCGCGTTCCGCGCGATCGCCGACGAGGTCGGCGCCAAGCTCTGGGTCGACATGGCGCACTTCGCGGGCCTCGTGGCCGCGGGCGTGCACCCGTCTCCCGTCCCGTACGCGGACGTCGTCTCCTCCACCGTGCACAAGACCCTCGCGGGTCCCCGGTCCGGCGTGATCCTCAGCCGCGACACCGCGCTCGCCAAGAAGCTCAACTCGGCCGTCTTCCCGGGCCAGCAGGGCGGGCCGCTCATGCACGTCATCGCGGCCAAGGCCACGGCGTTCAAGATCGCGGCCACCGAGGAGTTCGCCGACCGCCAGCGCCGCACCATCCAGGGCGCGCAGATCCTCGCCGAGCGCCTCGTAGCGGCAGACTCCACCGAGGCCGGCGTCTCCGTCCTCACGGGCGGCACCGACGTGCACCTCGTGCTCGCCGACCTGCGGGACTCGCCCATCGACGGCAAGCAGGCGGAGGACGCGCTGCACGAGGTCGGCATCACGGTCAACCGCAACTCGGTGCCGTTCGACCCGCGCCCGCCGATGGTCACGTCCGGCGTCCGCATCGGCACGTCGGCGCTCGCCACCCGCGGCTTCGGCGAGACGGAGTTCACCGAGGTCGCGGACATCATCGCCGAGACCCTGAAGCCGGGCAGCGACCTCGCCGCCCTCCGCGCGCGCGTGCTCACGCTCACGGACGGCTTCCCGCTCTACGAGGGCCTCACCCAGTGA
- a CDS encoding DUF3459 domain-containing protein: MRSTELTTDPAAGGSGRDDDRAHDARPAADDAPVVAAPAPPLDRAALVADLALLAGDQAGALADALAADAADADALGVPAAQRGSTDADLDRRTGGSCYVDRYAGDLAGLTARIPYLVELGLSHLEVTPVAEPAADDAPADALLAPGLRVRSGLGSARDLAGLADALHDAGLTLAVELSATDAADALPDRIRAVAREAAALASAGADLLRVDPRAILADAADDDTDDTDPARASALLRVLAAVGRRVAPGVALAVTADARGASAVLDADAAVRLVDDPERTALVWEALATRSPALLSRSLERRGEAPAGTAWTTRVRDHDALRWAFDDDDARALGIDPDEHRRFLTDFHLGRFAGSHARGVAHPAGVAGTTASLAGLEQDDPGAVERILLAHSIALSTGGLPVLVLGDEVGQLNDYGYDDVPAHADDSRWINRPLHPFERYDQREDRTTSTGVVHAGMRRLVAVRGATPALGGTRVVGFDAHHPHVLGYQRPHADGTVLVLANLGDEAATVEAETLGGFAEHAVDLVRDERLRLTKGIVLSPRTFVWLQAAPDLA; the protein is encoded by the coding sequence ATGAGGAGCACCGAGCTCACGACCGATCCCGCAGCAGGCGGATCCGGTCGCGACGACGACCGCGCGCACGACGCGCGCCCCGCCGCCGACGACGCCCCCGTCGTCGCCGCTCCCGCGCCCCCGCTCGACCGCGCGGCCCTCGTCGCCGACCTGGCCCTGCTCGCGGGCGATCAGGCCGGCGCCCTCGCCGACGCTCTCGCCGCCGACGCGGCCGATGCCGACGCGCTCGGCGTGCCCGCCGCCCAGCGCGGATCCACCGACGCGGACCTCGACCGCCGCACCGGCGGCTCCTGCTACGTCGACCGCTACGCCGGCGACCTCGCGGGCCTCACCGCGCGGATCCCCTACCTCGTCGAGCTCGGCCTCTCGCACCTCGAGGTGACGCCCGTCGCCGAGCCCGCGGCCGACGACGCCCCGGCGGACGCGCTGCTGGCGCCCGGCCTGCGCGTGCGCTCCGGGCTCGGATCCGCGCGCGACCTCGCCGGCCTCGCCGACGCCCTCCACGATGCCGGACTCACGCTCGCCGTGGAGCTCTCGGCGACGGACGCCGCCGACGCCCTCCCCGACCGGATCCGCGCCGTCGCCCGCGAGGCCGCCGCGCTCGCCTCCGCCGGCGCCGACCTGCTGCGCGTCGACCCGCGCGCGATCCTCGCCGACGCCGCCGACGACGACACCGACGACACCGATCCCGCCCGCGCGTCCGCCCTCCTCCGCGTGCTCGCCGCCGTCGGCCGCCGCGTCGCCCCCGGGGTCGCCCTGGCCGTCACAGCAGACGCGCGCGGGGCGTCCGCCGTCCTCGACGCCGATGCCGCCGTGCGCCTCGTCGACGACCCCGAGCGCACCGCCCTCGTCTGGGAGGCCCTCGCCACCCGCTCCCCCGCGCTCCTCTCCCGCTCGCTCGAGCGCCGCGGCGAGGCGCCCGCCGGCACCGCGTGGACCACGCGCGTCCGCGACCACGACGCGCTGCGCTGGGCCTTCGACGACGACGACGCGCGCGCCCTCGGCATCGACCCGGACGAGCACCGCCGCTTCCTCACCGACTTCCACCTCGGCCGCTTCGCCGGCAGTCACGCGCGCGGCGTCGCGCACCCCGCCGGCGTCGCCGGCACCACCGCCTCCCTCGCGGGCCTGGAGCAGGACGACCCGGGGGCGGTCGAGCGGATCCTCCTCGCCCACTCCATCGCGCTCAGCACGGGCGGCCTCCCCGTCCTCGTCCTCGGCGACGAGGTGGGCCAGCTCAACGACTACGGCTACGACGACGTGCCCGCGCACGCCGACGACAGCCGCTGGATCAACCGCCCGCTGCACCCCTTCGAGCGCTACGACCAGCGCGAGGACCGCACCACCAGCACGGGCGTGGTGCACGCCGGGATGCGCCGCCTCGTCGCCGTCCGCGGCGCCACGCCGGCGCTCGGCGGCACGCGCGTCGTCGGCTTCGACGCGCATCACCCGCACGTGCTCGGCTACCAGCGGCCCCACGCCGACGGCACGGTCCTCGTGCTCGCGAACCTCGGCGACGAGGCCGCGACCGTGGAGGCGGAGACCCTCGGCGGGTTCGCCGAGCACGCCGTCGACCTCGTGCGCGACGAGCGCCTGCGCCTCACCAAGGGCATCGTGCTCAGCCCGCGCACCTTCGTCTGGCTCCAGGCGGCTCCCGACCTCGCGTGA
- a CDS encoding LysR substrate-binding domain-containing protein, protein MLDPTLLATFLQVADTRSFTQAAARLGISQPTVSQQVRRLERAVDRTLIARDTRDMQLTDAGDAMAGFARTILAAHRAAESYFGGSQVSGRLRFGTADDLAITQLPRILRHFRQLHPQIELELTVTQSGPLHRRLLAGQLDLILTKTTVDEQPAERRVGRDRMVWVGLERTLVEPGATVPLIAYRAPSISRQMAIDALERAGRTWRVTCSTRDVNGVLAAVRAGMGVAVLPQALIPTDLVKVTTRLALPELDEVDYVLMANPAGPRESIEALTSAIMSRGVARAS, encoded by the coding sequence ATGCTCGACCCGACCCTGCTCGCCACCTTCCTGCAGGTGGCCGACACCCGCAGCTTCACGCAGGCGGCCGCGCGCCTCGGCATCAGCCAGCCGACCGTGAGCCAGCAGGTGCGGCGGCTGGAGCGCGCGGTCGACCGCACGCTCATCGCGCGCGACACCCGCGACATGCAGCTCACCGACGCGGGCGACGCGATGGCCGGCTTCGCGCGCACGATCCTCGCCGCGCACCGGGCGGCCGAGAGCTACTTCGGCGGATCCCAGGTGAGCGGCCGCCTCCGCTTCGGCACCGCGGACGACCTCGCCATCACGCAGCTGCCGCGGATCCTCCGCCACTTCCGCCAGCTGCACCCGCAGATCGAGCTGGAGCTCACGGTCACGCAGAGCGGGCCGCTGCACCGGCGGCTGCTCGCGGGGCAGCTCGACCTGATCCTCACCAAGACGACCGTGGACGAGCAGCCGGCCGAGCGCCGCGTCGGCCGCGACCGGATGGTGTGGGTGGGCCTCGAGCGCACGCTCGTGGAGCCCGGTGCCACGGTGCCGCTCATCGCGTACCGGGCGCCGAGCATCAGCCGGCAGATGGCGATCGACGCGCTCGAGCGGGCCGGCCGCACCTGGCGGGTCACCTGCAGCACGCGCGACGTGAACGGCGTGCTCGCCGCGGTGCGCGCGGGCATGGGCGTGGCGGTGCTCCCGCAGGCGCTGATCCCGACCGACCTCGTGAAGGTCACCACGCGCCTCGCCCTCCCCGAGCTCGACGAGGTGGACTACGTGCTGATGGCGAACCCGGCGGGGCCGCGGGAGTCGATCGAGGCGCTGACGTCGGCGATCATGTCGCGCGGGGTGGCGCGGGCGAGCTGA
- a CDS encoding MFS transporter — protein sequence MTPPPNAFPPTAPLPIQTRRPPWRHTLIALSVPNFRRFTASNVIAMTSGWMQRIAQDWLVLELTGSVTAVGITVAMQFAPMLFFGLLGGVIVDRCSKRMLMMITQGTYALLSALLAVLTLSGAVEAWHIFAIAFATGLVTVIDNPARQVFVTEIVGQEHLRNAISVNSSVFQLGGMVGPALSGILLLAVGAGWSFAINALACVVVVLTLWSLKTRDLIRIPPAPRRRGQLAEGLRYARSKPTILWPVVLVAVFSVFGLTMPVLLAAFASDVYDVGAGGYGFFNSMVAIGALTGALLSTRRATVRLRTIVVGVGITGLLQAAAGVMPGIAPFAAVLVTVGMASLLFQTAANSLVQLSSNVAIRGRVMSVYVLVLLGGQAIGGPLMGGIVEAWGVHVGMVVSGGVPALAAMVVAVVLARRGQLTLEVVVRRHVPRVRITPRAERPGPDRAAGRPDRRPEPAPAPATAPIPSPAATATGAVPVSRARRSRGGAAARRPGRTGSRTPRARSPR from the coding sequence ATGACACCCCCGCCGAACGCCTTCCCCCCGACCGCCCCGCTCCCGATCCAGACCCGCCGCCCGCCGTGGCGCCACACGCTCATCGCCCTGAGCGTGCCGAACTTCCGCCGGTTCACGGCCTCCAACGTCATCGCCATGACCTCGGGCTGGATGCAGCGCATCGCCCAGGACTGGCTCGTGCTCGAGCTCACCGGAAGCGTCACCGCGGTCGGCATCACGGTCGCGATGCAGTTCGCGCCCATGCTGTTCTTCGGGCTGCTCGGCGGCGTCATCGTCGACCGCTGCTCGAAGCGGATGCTGATGATGATCACGCAGGGCACCTACGCCCTCCTCAGCGCGCTGCTCGCCGTGCTCACGCTCTCGGGCGCGGTCGAGGCGTGGCACATCTTCGCCATCGCGTTCGCGACGGGGCTCGTCACGGTGATCGACAACCCGGCCCGTCAGGTGTTCGTCACCGAGATCGTCGGGCAGGAGCACCTGCGGAACGCGATCAGCGTCAACTCCTCGGTGTTCCAGCTCGGCGGCATGGTGGGGCCCGCGCTCAGCGGGATCCTGCTGCTCGCGGTCGGCGCCGGCTGGTCGTTCGCGATCAACGCGCTCGCCTGCGTGGTCGTGGTGCTCACCCTGTGGAGCCTGAAGACCCGCGACCTGATCCGCATCCCGCCCGCCCCGCGCCGCCGCGGCCAGCTCGCGGAGGGCCTCCGCTACGCGCGGTCGAAGCCGACCATCCTCTGGCCCGTCGTGCTCGTGGCCGTGTTCAGCGTCTTCGGCCTCACGATGCCCGTGCTGCTCGCGGCGTTCGCGAGCGACGTCTACGACGTGGGCGCGGGCGGCTACGGCTTCTTCAACTCGATGGTCGCGATCGGCGCGCTCACCGGCGCCCTGCTCTCGACCCGGCGCGCGACGGTGCGGCTCCGGACGATCGTGGTGGGCGTCGGCATCACCGGCCTGCTGCAGGCGGCCGCCGGGGTGATGCCCGGCATCGCGCCGTTCGCCGCCGTGCTCGTGACGGTCGGCATGGCGTCGCTCCTCTTCCAGACCGCCGCGAACTCGCTCGTGCAGCTCTCCAGCAACGTCGCCATCCGCGGCCGGGTGATGAGCGTCTACGTGCTCGTGCTCCTCGGCGGCCAGGCCATCGGCGGACCGCTCATGGGCGGGATCGTCGAGGCGTGGGGCGTGCACGTCGGCATGGTCGTCTCGGGCGGCGTGCCCGCGCTGGCCGCGATGGTCGTCGCCGTGGTGCTCGCGCGCCGCGGGCAGCTGACCCTCGAGGTCGTGGTGCGCCGGCACGTGCCGCGGGTGCGGATCACGCCGCGGGCCGAGCGCCCGGGGCCGGACCGCGCCGCGGGACGCCCGGACAGGCGACCGGAGCCGGCACCGGCCCCCGCCACGGCGCCGATCCCGTCGCCCGCGGCGACGGCGACCGGCGCCGTCCCGGTCAGCCGCGCACGTCGATCACGCGGTGGCGCTGCTGCACGCCGGCCGGGCCGTACGGGTAGTCGGACACCACGGGCGCGCTCACCGCGCTGA
- a CDS encoding aldo/keto reductase, with the protein MQYRNLGNSGAVVSTYALGTMTFGAEADEETSGRILEAYVAGGGTFIDTADVYTSGVSEEIVGRWLAAHPTEADQLVVATKGRFPMGEGNNDVGTSRRHLTRALDDSLRRLGVDTIDLYQMHAWDAVTPLEETLRFLDDAVRAGKISYYGFSNYLGWQLTKAVGLAKALGYTPPVTLQPQYSLLVREIESEIVPASLDAGIGLLPWSPLAGGWLTGKYRRDETPTGATRLGEDPERGMEAFTPRNGQERTWAILDEVRRIADAHGSTSARVSLAWLEAQPAVTSVILGARTVEQLEDNMASADLELTADEIASLSAVSAPVVSDYPYGPAGVQQRHRVIDVRG; encoded by the coding sequence ATGCAGTACCGGAATCTCGGGAACAGCGGCGCGGTCGTCTCGACCTACGCGCTCGGCACCATGACCTTCGGCGCGGAGGCGGACGAGGAGACCTCGGGGCGCATCCTCGAGGCGTACGTCGCCGGCGGCGGCACGTTCATCGACACCGCGGACGTCTACACGTCGGGCGTCTCGGAGGAGATCGTCGGCCGCTGGCTCGCCGCGCATCCGACCGAGGCCGACCAGCTCGTCGTCGCCACGAAGGGCCGCTTCCCGATGGGGGAGGGGAACAACGACGTCGGCACCTCGCGCCGCCACCTCACCCGCGCGCTCGACGACTCGCTGCGCCGCCTCGGCGTCGACACGATCGACCTGTACCAGATGCATGCCTGGGACGCCGTGACCCCGCTCGAGGAGACCCTGCGCTTCCTCGACGACGCCGTGCGCGCCGGCAAGATCTCGTACTACGGCTTCTCGAACTACCTCGGCTGGCAGCTCACGAAGGCCGTGGGCCTCGCGAAAGCCCTGGGATACACGCCGCCCGTGACGCTGCAGCCGCAGTACTCGCTGCTCGTGCGCGAGATCGAGTCGGAGATCGTGCCGGCGTCGCTGGACGCCGGCATCGGCCTGCTGCCCTGGTCGCCGCTCGCGGGCGGCTGGCTCACGGGCAAGTACCGCCGCGACGAGACGCCCACCGGCGCCACCCGGCTCGGCGAGGACCCGGAGCGCGGCATGGAGGCGTTCACGCCGCGGAACGGCCAGGAGCGCACGTGGGCGATCCTCGACGAGGTGCGCCGGATCGCCGACGCCCACGGATCCACGTCCGCGCGCGTCTCGCTCGCCTGGCTCGAGGCGCAGCCGGCGGTGACCAGCGTGATCCTCGGTGCCCGCACCGTGGAGCAGCTCGAGGACAACATGGCCTCCGCCGACCTGGAGCTCACGGCCGACGAGATCGCGTCGCTCAGCGCGGTGAGCGCGCCCGTGGTGTCCGACTACCCGTACGGCCCGGCCGGCGTGCAGCAGCGCCACCGCGTGATCGACGTGCGCGGCTGA
- a CDS encoding metal-dependent transcriptional regulator — translation MSVDELSSAAQDYLKLIWSATEWTDQPMTVSRLAERLGIRPATASDGIRRLTSQGLVEHRPYGSIELTEEGRRHAIQMVRRHRLLETFLVDVLGYGWDEVHDEAEVLEHAVSDDFVARIDAHLGHPSRDPHGDPIPSADGEPHLPDATVLALATADRPLRVRRISDEDPRLLRELAEHGIGLDATLVRAAASGDPHAVLVTVDGSAARPLTPAAASAVWVSAAD, via the coding sequence ATGTCCGTCGACGAGCTCTCCAGCGCCGCGCAGGACTACCTCAAGCTCATCTGGTCGGCGACCGAGTGGACCGACCAGCCCATGACCGTGTCGCGGCTGGCGGAGCGGCTCGGGATCCGGCCCGCCACCGCGTCCGACGGGATCCGCCGCCTCACGTCTCAGGGCCTCGTGGAGCACCGGCCGTACGGCAGCATCGAGCTCACGGAGGAGGGGCGCCGGCACGCGATCCAGATGGTGCGCCGCCATCGCCTGCTCGAGACGTTCCTCGTGGACGTGCTCGGCTACGGCTGGGACGAGGTGCACGACGAGGCCGAGGTGCTCGAGCACGCGGTCTCCGACGACTTCGTGGCGCGCATCGACGCGCACCTCGGGCACCCGTCGCGGGATCCGCACGGCGACCCGATCCCCTCGGCCGACGGCGAGCCGCACCTCCCCGACGCGACCGTGCTCGCCCTCGCCACCGCCGACCGGCCCCTGCGCGTGCGCCGCATCTCCGACGAGGACCCGCGCCTGCTGCGCGAGCTCGCCGAGCACGGCATCGGGCTCGACGCGACGCTCGTGCGAGCCGCCGCGTCGGGCGACCCGCACGCCGTGCTCGTGACGGTCGACGGATCCGCGGCACGTCCCCTCACGCCCGCAGCGGCCTCCGCGGTGTGGGTCTCCGCGGCCGACTGA
- a CDS encoding Nramp family divalent metal transporter — MTRTAPERRARRPVSGPRLVLLLGPAFVAAIAYVDPGNVAANLTAGARYGYLLVWVLVAANLIAVLVQYQSAKLGLVTGSSLPELLGRRLPTTRRRAFWVQAELIAAATDLAEVIGGAIALHLLFGIPLLAGGVIVGLVSIGLLAVQSRHGQRPFELVIGALLVVITIGFLTGLVVSPLSASGIAGGLVPRFDGPDSVLLAASMLGATVMPHAVYLHSSLSRDRHGVQTDDGVLRRLLRATRWDVITALAVAGAVNISMLLIAAASLGGVPGTDSIEGAHAAITASLGPVVGVVFAVGLLASGLASTSVGAYAGAAIMGGLLHVKVPLLARRVVTLIPALAILAIGVDPTTALVVSQVVLSLGIPFALVPLIRLTGDRRVMGDHVDRPLTRIAAWVAVSLVVVLNVALVVLTFTG; from the coding sequence ATGACCCGCACCGCCCCCGAGCGCCGCGCGCGCCGGCCCGTCTCGGGTCCGCGGCTCGTCCTCCTGCTCGGGCCGGCGTTCGTCGCGGCCATCGCCTACGTGGATCCGGGCAACGTCGCCGCGAACCTCACCGCGGGCGCGCGCTACGGCTACCTGCTCGTGTGGGTGCTCGTCGCCGCGAACCTCATCGCCGTGCTCGTGCAGTACCAGTCAGCGAAGCTCGGGCTCGTCACGGGGAGCAGCCTGCCGGAGCTCCTCGGCCGCCGGCTGCCCACCACCCGACGCCGCGCGTTCTGGGTGCAGGCCGAGCTGATCGCCGCGGCCACCGACCTCGCGGAGGTCATCGGCGGGGCCATCGCGCTGCACCTGCTGTTCGGGATCCCGCTGCTGGCGGGCGGCGTGATCGTGGGGCTCGTCTCCATCGGCCTCCTCGCCGTGCAGTCGCGCCACGGGCAGCGGCCGTTCGAGCTCGTGATCGGGGCGCTCCTCGTCGTGATCACGATCGGCTTCCTCACGGGCCTCGTCGTGAGCCCGCTCTCCGCATCCGGCATCGCGGGCGGCCTCGTGCCGCGCTTCGACGGGCCGGACAGCGTGCTGCTCGCCGCGAGCATGCTCGGCGCGACCGTGATGCCGCACGCCGTGTACCTGCACTCGTCGCTGAGCCGCGACCGGCACGGCGTCCAGACGGACGACGGCGTGCTGCGGCGGCTGCTCCGCGCGACGCGCTGGGACGTGATCACGGCGCTCGCCGTGGCCGGCGCCGTCAACATCTCCATGCTCCTCATCGCGGCCGCGAGCCTCGGCGGCGTGCCCGGCACCGACTCGATCGAGGGCGCGCACGCGGCCATCACGGCGTCGCTCGGGCCGGTCGTGGGCGTCGTCTTCGCGGTCGGGCTGCTCGCCTCCGGCCTCGCGTCGACGTCGGTCGGCGCCTACGCGGGCGCGGCGATCATGGGCGGCCTGCTGCACGTGAAGGTGCCGCTGCTCGCGCGGCGCGTGGTGACGCTGATCCCGGCGCTCGCGATCCTCGCGATCGGGGTCGACCCGACCACCGCCCTCGTCGTGAGCCAGGTCGTGCTGAGCCTCGGGATCCCGTTCGCGCTCGTGCCGCTCATCCGCCTCACGGGCGACCGCCGCGTGATGGGCGACCACGTCGACCGGCCGCTCACGCGGATCGCGGCGTGGGTCGCGGTGTCGCTCGTGGTGGTGCTGAACGTCGCGCTCGTGGTGCTGACCTTCACGGGCTGA
- a CDS encoding MFS transporter: MTNTSPIFLPDPDRVAHAGRRTPVPPHDPSDPAFRFPWVGILTLAACVFLSVTSETLPTGLLSEMSGDLGVEESRVGLLVSVFAIAVVVSSAPLAALTRRVPRHALLLAVLAVFATSNLLTALAPTFELVVATRVLGGLAHGLFWAVVGAYSAHLVPPALIGRAVALTVGGGSLAFVLGVPLGTAAGQAFGWRAAFAGIGVLTVLGILLTWRFLPAVGRPEREAPAAASGAGRVPLRARMAGQGVGGVLLVCVTAMVIMIGQYGFYTYVDPFVTRVMGIPEEQLSAMLFGYGIAGAVGLLLAGTLFSRRPQLGVVSGLVAAALGVSALAFAPGMWAVAIPGFLLWGLAFGAIPSLLQTRMLHAAHPSFRDTASSFYTTAFNVGIGGGALAGGALLDGLGIPALPVAYLVVMAVSVVLVVGSAGRAARGRSAAARAEA; encoded by the coding sequence ATGACGAACACCTCCCCCATCTTCCTGCCCGATCCCGACCGCGTCGCGCACGCCGGCCGGCGCACGCCCGTGCCGCCGCACGACCCGTCGGATCCGGCCTTCCGCTTCCCCTGGGTCGGCATCCTCACCCTCGCCGCGTGCGTGTTCCTCAGCGTCACGAGCGAGACGCTGCCCACCGGCCTCCTCAGCGAGATGAGCGGCGACCTCGGGGTGGAGGAGTCGCGCGTCGGCCTCCTCGTCTCGGTGTTCGCGATCGCCGTGGTGGTCTCGAGCGCGCCGCTCGCGGCCCTCACCCGGCGGGTCCCGCGGCACGCGCTGCTCCTCGCGGTGCTCGCGGTCTTCGCGACGAGCAACCTCCTCACGGCGCTCGCGCCCACGTTCGAGCTCGTCGTCGCGACGCGCGTGCTCGGCGGGCTCGCGCACGGCCTGTTCTGGGCGGTCGTGGGCGCGTACTCGGCGCACCTCGTGCCGCCCGCGCTCATCGGCCGGGCGGTCGCGCTCACGGTCGGCGGCGGCAGCCTCGCGTTCGTGCTCGGCGTGCCGCTCGGCACCGCGGCCGGGCAGGCGTTCGGCTGGCGCGCGGCGTTCGCGGGGATCGGCGTGCTCACGGTGCTGGGGATCCTGCTGACCTGGCGCTTCCTGCCGGCGGTGGGCCGGCCCGAGCGCGAGGCCCCCGCGGCCGCGTCGGGCGCGGGCCGCGTGCCCCTCCGCGCGCGCATGGCCGGGCAGGGCGTGGGCGGCGTGCTGCTCGTCTGCGTCACGGCGATGGTGATCATGATCGGCCAGTACGGCTTCTACACGTACGTCGACCCGTTCGTCACGCGCGTCATGGGCATCCCCGAGGAGCAGCTGAGCGCGATGCTGTTCGGCTACGGGATCGCCGGGGCCGTGGGGCTGCTCCTCGCCGGCACGCTCTTCTCCCGCCGGCCGCAGCTCGGCGTGGTCTCGGGGCTCGTGGCCGCGGCCCTGGGCGTCAGCGCGCTGGCGTTCGCACCGGGCATGTGGGCCGTCGCGATCCCCGGCTTCCTCCTCTGGGGCCTCGCGTTCGGCGCGATCCCGTCCCTCCTCCAGACGCGCATGCTGCACGCGGCGCACCCGTCCTTCCGCGACACGGCGAGCTCGTTCTACACGACCGCGTTCAACGTGGGCATCGGCGGCGGGGCGCTCGCCGGGGGCGCGCTGCTCGACGGGCTGGGGATCCCGGCGCTGCCGGTCGCGTACCTCGTGGTCATGGCGGTGTCGGTGGTGCTCGTGGTCGGATCCGCGGGGCGGGCCGCCCGGGGTCGCTCGGCCGCCGCGCGCGCGGAGGCCTGA